In Pedosphaera parvula Ellin514, the sequence AAGCATCGCCATAGCGATCAAGCACCAATCCCGGCCAGCCATCGCTCTCACCATTGATGCAGCGATACCCGTTCGTCTGCGCATCGAAGAGGCCTTCCCGCCTGGCCAAGGTTTCCTGTAGACGATTTCGCCACCAGGAGGCATCGATCGTCTGCGGCTTGCCCGCATGCAAGACACGCACTCGAATGGGCGAATCAGGATCATACAACCCCACCGCCAGGAATTCGTCCTTCCGATCATAGATGACCGCCAACTCGCCGGTGTTTCCAGCACGATTCTGCTCATGGATGCTGTCCGCAAAGAGCCAAGGATGGCCCGACCGCACAATGGACTCCGCCGTTGCAGTAATCCGCAGGCGTAGTCGGGGCGCTGCTGCTGCTGGTTTCGATTTAGATTGAGAACTCAATTGATTGTACGGGTTGCTAACGACGAGATTAAATTAACAGATTTAACGCATTCGGGGAAACAATACTGTCCACCGGGGCGTTAGTGGCTTGACTCCAGGGCAGACTTTGGGATTTTGTCTGTGTGTACAGGAGCCTCGACGCTGAAAAAATAGTCGAAACGGTCCGCCGGTTGCGCAACCGAATAAAAGAACGCTTTCCGACCGCCAGTCTCGGACACGTGGCGGAAGATTTGCTCGCTGTGGCTGAGAAATCTCCCGTCAAAGCTGGCGCGCTTTCCAAACCCCATTTTCCGTTACGCATCGGCATTGCGTTTCTGGTCATTGCTTTCCTGACCATCATTATAAAAATTTTTTTAAAGCTGAAAATTAATACGGATATCGATCGTTTTTCCGAGCTGCTGCAGGCCATGGATGCGGCCTTGAATACCGTCATCCTGTTGGGTGGCGCCATTTTTTTCTTATTCACCATGGAAATTCGCTTAAAACGTAACCGGGCATTAAAATTGATTCACGAACTGCGTTCCCTGGCCCATATCGTCGACATGCATCAGCTCACGAAGGATCCTGAGACCATCGAAGGCAAAGGCCCGCAAACAGCCTCCTCTCCGAAGCGCAGCATGACCCGCTTTGAACTCTCCCGCTACCTGGATTACTGCAGTGAGATGTCCTCGTTGATCGGCAAAATCGCCGCTCTATACGTGCAAGAATATGATGACCCGGTAGTTTTGAGCGCGGTGGACCAGATTGAAGACCTGACCTCCAGCCTTTCCCGCAAGGCCTGGCAGAAGATCATGATCAACAATCAATTGCAAACGGATCCCAATTCCCAGACCGGCTTTAACCTGCCGCAAGAGCTCACGTGAGTCTCGTTGTTGATTTGCATTTTTCCGTCTTTCGATAAAGAGTCAGTCATGGTGGAGACCAAACATCCTCACATTGTTGTTTTGGGCGCAGGATTCGGCGGGTTGGAGTTTTGCAAAAACTTCGACGATCCGAATGCCAGGATCACACTCGTCGACCGGACCAATCACCATCTGTTTCAACCACTGCTATACCAGGTGGCTACCGCAGGTCTATCCGCCCCGGAAATTGCGCAACCCGTCCGTGCCATTCTGCGCAACCAACAAAACGTTACGGTACTGCTCGACACGGTGGTTGATTTTAACCTCGCGGAAAAGAAAGTTATCCTGCAGGACAGTGTGCTCGAGTACGATTATCTCGTTCTTGCCCTGGGCAGTTGCACCAGCTACTTCGGCCATCCAGAATGGGAGGAACATGCTCCCGGTTTGAAATCGCTGGAAGATGCCCTGCATATCCGCAGCAATATCCTGATGGCTTTCGAGAAGGCCGAGACGGAGCCGAGCCCGGACACGCACGATCGGTTGATGAGGATTGTCGTGGTCGGCGGTGGTCCCACGGGTGTGGAACTCGCGGGAGCCTTTGCCGAGCTTGCCAGACATGTTTTAAGATCTGACTTCCGGAGAATCGATCCCGCGCAAGCCCATGTTATTTTGATTGAAGCAGGGCCACGTATTCTGCCCACGTTCTCTCCCGAGTTATCCGTCAGTGGACAAAAGCAATTGGAAGCTCTTGGTGTTGAAGTGCGGACTTCCACCATGGTGAAAAACATTTCGGAAGGCCGTCTGGACCTTGCAAATGGCGAAACCATTCACGCGGGCAACATCATCTGGGCTGCCGGAGTTTCGGCCACATCCCTTACGCGAAAGCTCGGCGTTGAACTCGACCGCGCTGGCCGGGTGAAGGTGAATCCCGATCTGAGCATTCCCGCGCACCCGGAGGTCTTTGCGATCGGTGACATGGCCCTGGTGCCGCAACCCGGCGGCAAGCCCGTCCCGGGCGTATCACCCGCAGCCATGCAGGAAGCGAAGCTGGTGGCCAGGATCATTTCAGATGATCTCGCCTTTCGCGGCGCGGTGAAGCGGCCTGCATTCAAATACTGGGACAAGGGGACCATGGCGACGATTGGCCGTTCTGCCGCAGTCGCGCAAGTGGGCAAGTTTGAGTTCTCCGGATTTATAGCCTGGCTTGCGTGGCTGATCATCCACTTGATTTTCCTCGTGGGTTTCCGCAACAAGCTCGCCGTTCTCTTCCAGTGGTTCTACGGCTATATCACTTACAGGCGTGGGGCTCGCATCATCATCGAATACCCATCTCAAGCCAGCTCCGTCCCGCGCTCGTCGCCACTGACTACCGCCCCGAAGGGCTGACAATTCCGGCACTATGCAATCTTTTGTTTGAATCGGAGGGAGCAAGCCACAAACAAGACGATTCCCATGCCTGAGAGAATACAAAGGTGCATCCAAAAATCCCCAAGGCTGGCGCCGCGCAGGATGATTGCCCGCATTAAATCGATAAAGTATGTGGTCGGCAGGCATGAGCCGATGGCATAGAAAATCCAAGGCATGGTTTCGCGGGGAAAGATGAATCCGGAAAAGAAAACTGATGGCAGGATCAAGGTAATGCTCATTTGCAATGCCTGCATTTGATTCTGCGCCCGTGTGGAAATCAGCAAGCCCAGGCTCAGTAACGCGAAGACATAAATTAACGTTGAAACGAATAGCGCAACCAAGCTTCCGGCAATCGGCACGGCAAACAACCAGTGCATGATCGAAAAGAGGACCAGCGACATGGTCATGCCGATGCAAAGATAAGGCGTCAGTTTGCCCAACATCAGTCCCCAGCGTGAGAGTGGACTGACCAACAGTTGCTCCAACGTCCCCCGTTCCCGTTCCCGCACCAGTGACATCGCGGTAGCAAAGGTGGTCGCGATTTGCAGCACCACTCCAATTACACCTGGAATGAAGAAGTTCGGGCTGCGCATGGCCGGGTTATAGAGCACTTGCGGGCGCACTTCTATCGGCACTTCCTTGCGTCCGCTTTCCGCCAACAACGCTGCCACGGCCTGGCTCAATGTGACTCCCAAGGCGGTATTTAAGGCCTGCAGCGCCGTGGTGGAATTGGAACCATCTATTAGCACCTGCACATGCGCGGTCCGACCGGCACGCAGGTTGCGCGTAAAATCAGGAGGTATTTGCAGCCCGATATAAGCTTTACCCTTCCGAATCGCTGCGGCCAGTTCGCTGACACTCTGCACTTGTCCCACCA encodes:
- a CDS encoding NAD(P)/FAD-dependent oxidoreductase, which encodes MVETKHPHIVVLGAGFGGLEFCKNFDDPNARITLVDRTNHHLFQPLLYQVATAGLSAPEIAQPVRAILRNQQNVTVLLDTVVDFNLAEKKVILQDSVLEYDYLVLALGSCTSYFGHPEWEEHAPGLKSLEDALHIRSNILMAFEKAETEPSPDTHDRLMRIVVVGGGPTGVELAGAFAELARHVLRSDFRRIDPAQAHVILIEAGPRILPTFSPELSVSGQKQLEALGVEVRTSTMVKNISEGRLDLANGETIHAGNIIWAAGVSATSLTRKLGVELDRAGRVKVNPDLSIPAHPEVFAIGDMALVPQPGGKPVPGVSPAAMQEAKLVARIISDDLAFRGAVKRPAFKYWDKGTMATIGRSAAVAQVGKFEFSGFIAWLAWLIIHLIFLVGFRNKLAVLFQWFYGYITYRRGARIIIEYPSQASSVPRSSPLTTAPKG
- a CDS encoding ABC transporter permease, with the translated sequence MSKIFRGFRAILYKEFIVVLRDPMTLFFLFFPPLVEMIAFGYALDNDVKHMATVVLNEDQTPESRQLVDRFVNTQTFRVVGQVQSVSELAAAIRKGKAYIGLQIPPDFTRNLRAGRTAHVQVLIDGSNSTTALQALNTALGVTLSQAVAALLAESGRKEVPIEVRPQVLYNPAMRSPNFFIPGVIGVVLQIATTFATAMSLVRERERGTLEQLLVSPLSRWGLMLGKLTPYLCIGMTMSLVLFSIMHWLFAVPIAGSLVALFVSTLIYVFALLSLGLLISTRAQNQMQALQMSITLILPSVFFSGFIFPRETMPWIFYAIGSCLPTTYFIDLMRAIILRGASLGDFWMHLCILSGMGIVLFVACSLRFKQKIA